GGTCGACTACGACTCGTCGGGGTGACCGGGACCAACGGCAAGACGACCGTCACCCACATGGTCCACGCCATATGCCGTGCCGCCGGCGTGCGCAGCGCCTACGCGGGCACGGTGGGGGCGAGGATCGTCGACACCACCGTCCCGATGGCCCGTACCACTCCGGAGGCCTCCGACTTCCAGCGAATGCTGTCGACCATGGTGGACGCCGGCGTGAGGATCGCCGCGGTGGAGGTGTCTTCCCATGGCCTGGCGCTGCGTCGGGTCGATGCCACCGACTTCTCTGTCGCCGCCTTCACCAATCTGAGCCCTGATCACCTCGATCTCCATGGAGACATGGAGTCCTACTACCTGGCCAAGCGGCAGTTGTTCGAGCGTGCCGCCACCGCCGTGGTGTGGGTGGGCGACGAGTGGGGCCGTCGCCTGGCGTCGGAGACCAGCGTGCCCACGACCACCGTCGGCTTCGAGAGTGCCGACGTGGTCGGAGTGGTGGACCGGCTCGGCTTCGATGCCACCACCATGTCGGTCACCGCCTCCGACGGTGGTGCAGTGCTTCGGGTGCCCCTTGCCGGCAGGTTCAACGCGGCCAACGCCCTCGTCGCCGCGGCCATCGGGCGTGCACTCGACCTGAGGTGGGATACGATCGCAGCTGGCGTCTCGTCAGTCTCCGCCGTGCCGGGGCGCTTCGAGCTGGTCGAGACGGGAAGAGACCTCACCGTGATCGTGGATTACGCCCACACGCCCGATGGCATCGCTGCGACCATCGCCGCCACCCGTGACATCGTTGCCGGGACCGCCCGGATCGTCGCCGTCGTCGGGGCCGGGGGCGATCGCGACCGCTCGAAGCGTCCGCTCATGGGTGCCGCCGTCGCCGCTGCCGATGTCGCCGTCATCACCTCGGACAATCCCCGAACCGAGGATCCGGTGGCGATCGTCGACGAGGTCGCAGCCGGTGTCCCAGCCGACGCGTTCGTGGTCGTGGAGGTGGATCGCCGGATGGCGATTCGCCAGGCGATTCGGCTGGCTCGTCCCGGCGACGTCGTACTCCTGCTGGGCAAAGGGCACGAGACCGGCCAGGAGGTCGGCGACACGGTGATTCCGTTCGACGATCGGATCGTCGTCCGGGAGGAGGCAGGGGCGCTGTGAGGTGGGATCTCGCCTCCGTTGCTCGGATGACGGGCGGTCGCGCTGTGGGAGACGCCGTGGTGACGTCGGTCGACATCGACAGTCGACGGATCCGCCCCGGCTCGCTGTTCGTCGCCCTGCGCGGCGAGCGTGTCGACGGGCACGACTACTCGGTAGCGGCCGTCGCCGCCGGTGCCGCCGCCTGTCTCGTCGAGCGGGGTCGGCTCCCTGCCGGCGTCTCCGGGGTGGAGGTGGACGACCCGCTGTCGGCCCTCTCGTCACTCGCCGCGGCCCGACGGTCAGAGCTCGATATTCCGGTCGTTGCCATCACCGGCAGCAGTGGCAAGACCACCACCAAGGATCTGGCGGCGGCGGCGCTGGGACCCTGCACCCACGCCGCCCTCGAGTCGTACAACAACGAGATCGGTGTCCCCCTGACGATCCTCGACACCCCCGACGCCGCCACTGCTCTGGTGGTCGAGGTGGGCAGCCGGGGGCTGGGCCACATCGCGGCGCTCACCGCGGTGGTCCGCCCCGATGTCGCCGTGCTGACCAACGTCGGCACCGCCCATCTCGAGATGTTCGGTGACGTCGCAACCGTCCTGCGCGCCAAGTGGGAGCTCATGGAGGGTGTGGGCGACGGCGTCGCGGTGGTGCCCCGGGATCTCGACGCCTCCCACCTGCCGCCGCCGCGAAGGCTGCTCACCTTCGGTGAGGGCGAGGGCGCCGACGTCCGCGCCACCGAGGTGACGGTCGACGACCTCGGCCGCGCCACCGTCACCCTGGGCCACGGCGAGGAGCGGGGGCGGGTGACCCTGCCGGTGCCGGGCCGTCATCAAGTCTCGAACGCGGCTGCGGCCGTTGCCGCCGCCGTCGCGGCGGGGCGTGACTTCGGGCCGGCCGTGGATCGGCTGGCGTCGGCGCGGGTGTCGCGTTGGCGAATGGAAGTGTCCCGCGGGGCCATCGGCGGCGCTGCGGTGACCGTGGTCAACGACGCCTACAACGCCAACCCCGAGTCGATGGCCGCCGCTCTGCGAACCGTTGCCGGCATGTCCGGTCGCCGTCTCGCCGTGCTCGGTCGTATGCACGAACTCGGGCCGGTCGAGACGGCGGCGCACGTTGCCGTCGGCGAGCTGGCCGCTCGCCTCGGTTTTGCGCTGGTGGTGGTGGTTGGAGACGATCCGGGGATCGCCAGCGGGGCCGGGAGTATCGCCGTCGCCGTGGCAGACGCCGACGCAGCTCTGCGCTGTCTGACGGATCGCATCGAGCCCCACGACGTGGTGCTGGTCAAGGCGTCTCGCGCCACCGGGCTGGAGTCGGTGGCTGCGGCCCTCGTCTCGGAGGTCGCAGCATGATCGTTCTCCTGGCGAGCGCCGCCGTGTCGTTGCTGATCACCCTCACCGGGACGCCGATCGCCATCCGGTACTTCCGCTCTCGAGAGATCGGTCAGTTCATCCAGGACGAGGTCGCCCACGACCACAAGCAGGGGACGCCGACCATGGGCGGGCTCGTGATGATGGTGGCGGTAGTGGCCGGTTGGATCGTCGGTCACCTCGATTTGCGTGACGCCAGCGGCGCATGGGATCTGGGATGGCGGCCGTTCAGGACGCCGGGACTGCTGGTGCTGTTCGCTTTCGTCGGTATGGGCCTCATCGGGTTCCTCGACGACCTCTCCAAGGTCACCCGCGAGCGCAATCAAGGACTCAAGAAACGCTGGAAGTTCGCCGGTCAGCTCGTCATAGCCGGTCTGTTCGCCTGGGCTGCCATCGGCTACGGCGTGAACACGGAGCTGTCCTTCACCAAGCCGCTGGGCTTCGAGCTCGGTGCGCTGTACGTCGTGTGGGTCCTGTTCCTGCTCACGGCGACAGCGAACGCGGTGAACTTCACCGATGGGCTCGATGGTCTGGCGTCGGGGTCGGCGGCGCTGGTCTTCGGCGCTTTCCTGATCATCGCCTTCTGGCAGTTCCGCCATCCCGACTTCTATGAGACGGTGCACACCCTGGAAATCGCAGGTCTCGCCGCCGCTCTCGTCGGGGCGTCACTCGGCTTCCTGTGGTGGAGCGCCGCCCCGGCCAAGATCATGATGGGCGACACCGGGTCTCAGGCGTTGGGCGGCGCCATGGCGGCGATGGCGCTGCTCACCAACACCCACCTGCTCCTCGCCGTGCTCTGTGGCCTCTACGTGATCGAGATGATGTCGGTGGTGCTGCAGATCGCGTCGTTCCGACTGTTCGGTAGGCGCATCTTCAAGATGGCACCCCTCCACCATCACTTCGAGCTCAAGGGCTGGCCGGAGACGATGATCATCGTGAGGTTCTGGATCCTCGCCGCCATCTTCGTTGCTCTCGGTCTCGGCATATTCTACGGCGATTTCATCTCGTCGGGAGGCATCGGATGAGCGTGTTGGTCCTCGGTGCCGCGGTGAGCGGGCGGGCCGCGGCCACCCTGCTGCGCGCCCTCGGGGAGAAGGTCGTCGTCTACGACGCCGACACCGATGCCCTCGCCGGTGTCGATGCCGATGCCCACTACGGCGGAGACTGGCTGCCGGGCCTCCTCGATGGGGTCGACCTCGTGGTGACCAGCCCGGGCATCTCCCCGGCGTCGCCGCCGCTCGCCGCCGCCCTGGCCTCCGAGCTCCCGGTGTGGAGCGAACTCGAACTCGCCTGGCGCCACCTACGCACTCCTCTCGGGGCGGTCACCGCCACCAACGGCAAGACCACCGTCACCGAGGCGGCGGCGGCGATGCTGGTCGCCTCCGGCCTCGACGCGATCGCCGCCGGGAACATCGGCAACCCGCTGTGCGCCGAGGTAGGGGCGGAGCGCAACGTCCTCGTCGTCGAAGCGTCGTCGTTCCAACTGGCGTTCGTCGAGCGGTTTCACACGCCCGCGGCCGTGCTCCTCAACGTCGCCCCCGATCACCTCGACTGGCACGGCACCGTGGACCACTACGTGGCCTCGAAGCAGCGCATCCTGGAGCGCCAGGTACCCGAGGACATCGTGGTGTACGACCGCGACGACCCCGGAGCCGCGGCGGCCGTCGCGGTGGCCACGGCCCGACGGGTGGCGGTGAGCGGGCGCCAAGTCACCGCCGACGGTTTTGGTAGGGAGGGATCGTCGCTGCGCCTCGGCGACGTCGTCGTGCCGACTGACGAGCTGGGCCGTCACGACGACGTGTTCCTGGTCGACCTCGCCGCCGCCGCCGCCCTCGCTCTCCATCTCGGTGCCACCGCCGATGGTATCGCCGGGGCAGCGCGCGCCTATCGCCCGGGCCGCCATCGGCGTCAGCTGATCGGCGAGTGGGACGGCGTACGGTGGGTGGACGACTCGAAGGCGACCAACCCGCACGCCGCCCTCGCATCGATCAGGTCGTTCGGCTCGGTGGTGCTCATCGCCGGGGGGCGGGCCAAGGGCCTCGACCTCACCCCGCTGGCCGCCGAGCCAGGGGTCCGCCAGGTGATCGGGATCGGTGAGGCCGGACCAGCGCTGGTGGCGGCGAGCCGTGCCGGCCGGATGGCCGTCGACATGGCAGAAGCGGTCCGGATTGCCGCAGAAGTCGCCGAGCCCGGCGATACCGTGTTGCTGGCTCCCGGAGCGGCGAGTTTCGACATGTTCGCCTCGTACGCCGAGCGGGGAGACACGTTCGCCCGCCTGGCCGTCGAGACGAAGGGGAGGTGACCGTGGCTACCGTGGCCGTGCCATCGCGGGTCGCACTGCGTGAGGCACAGCGCAGGGAACAAAGCATCACCCGTGCGGTGGTACTCCTGATGGTTCCCGTCGTCCTCCTGCTGGTGGTGGGCCTCGGCGCCATGCTGTCGGCCTCTTCGGTGGTCGGTCTGCGCGAGACCGGAGACAGCCTCTACCACTTCAAACGCCACGTGGTGTGGCTCGTCGTCGGCGTGGTCGCCATGGTCGTGGCGGCGTTGATGCCGATGAGCTGGTGGCGACGGCTGGCATTCCCGGTGTTCTTCTGCAGCGTGGCCCTGCTCGTCGCCGTACTGGCGGTGGGCGTGCGGTCCGGAGGGGCGACCCGATGGCTCGCCGTGGGGCCGGTCAGCGTCCAGCCTTCCGAGGCCGCCAAGCTGTCGACCATCCTGCTCCTCGCCACGGTGATGAGCAGGCGCGAGCGCTGGATAGCCGGCTTCTGGAGCTTCCTCGTCCCGGTCGTGCTGTCCTCCGGGGTGGTGATCGGGCTGATCATGCTCCAGCCCGACTTCGGGACCACCGTGGTGGTCGCGGCGGCATCGTTCGCCATCATGTTGGCCAGCGCCGCGCCGTTCGGATACGTCGTCGGCAGCGCCATCGGTGCCGCCGGCCTCGGCGTGGTGGGGGCCATCAGTGCGCCGTACCGCTGGCAGCGGGTGACCGCCTTCCTGGACCTCCAGAGCGACCCGTTCCACTCCTCCTACCAGGCCATCCAGGGCCTCGTCGCTCTGGGCACGGGCGGCCTCTTCGGGGTCGGTCTCGGGGCGAGTCGGGCCCGGTGGTCCTACCTCCCCAACGCCCACACCGACTTCGTCTTCGCCATCCTCGGCGAAGAGACGGGTCTAGCCGGTTCC
The DNA window shown above is from Acidimicrobiia bacterium and carries:
- a CDS encoding UDP-N-acetylmuramoyl-L-alanyl-D-glutamate--2,6-diaminopimelate ligase, which gives rise to MPRDPVPLGELARIVGADPPDRSDLEIVDVTHDSRTVGPGTLFVALRGERHDGHRFLDEAVAGGSPAVCVEDPGRIPEGVPALIVDDTRRALAQLADCVFDHPSGRLRLVGVTGTNGKTTVTHMVHAICRAAGVRSAYAGTVGARIVDTTVPMARTTPEASDFQRMLSTMVDAGVRIAAVEVSSHGLALRRVDATDFSVAAFTNLSPDHLDLHGDMESYYLAKRQLFERAATAVVWVGDEWGRRLASETSVPTTTVGFESADVVGVVDRLGFDATTMSVTASDGGAVLRVPLAGRFNAANALVAAAIGRALDLRWDTIAAGVSSVSAVPGRFELVETGRDLTVIVDYAHTPDGIAATIAATRDIVAGTARIVAVVGAGGDRDRSKRPLMGAAVAAADVAVITSDNPRTEDPVAIVDEVAAGVPADAFVVVEVDRRMAIRQAIRLARPGDVVLLLGKGHETGQEVGDTVIPFDDRIVVREEAGAL
- the murF gene encoding UDP-N-acetylmuramoyl-tripeptide--D-alanyl-D-alanine ligase gives rise to the protein MRWDLASVARMTGGRAVGDAVVTSVDIDSRRIRPGSLFVALRGERVDGHDYSVAAVAAGAAACLVERGRLPAGVSGVEVDDPLSALSSLAAARRSELDIPVVAITGSSGKTTTKDLAAAALGPCTHAALESYNNEIGVPLTILDTPDAATALVVEVGSRGLGHIAALTAVVRPDVAVLTNVGTAHLEMFGDVATVLRAKWELMEGVGDGVAVVPRDLDASHLPPPRRLLTFGEGEGADVRATEVTVDDLGRATVTLGHGEERGRVTLPVPGRHQVSNAAAAVAAAVAAGRDFGPAVDRLASARVSRWRMEVSRGAIGGAAVTVVNDAYNANPESMAAALRTVAGMSGRRLAVLGRMHELGPVETAAHVAVGELAARLGFALVVVVGDDPGIASGAGSIAVAVADADAALRCLTDRIEPHDVVLVKASRATGLESVAAALVSEVAA
- the mraY gene encoding phospho-N-acetylmuramoyl-pentapeptide-transferase: MIVLLASAAVSLLITLTGTPIAIRYFRSREIGQFIQDEVAHDHKQGTPTMGGLVMMVAVVAGWIVGHLDLRDASGAWDLGWRPFRTPGLLVLFAFVGMGLIGFLDDLSKVTRERNQGLKKRWKFAGQLVIAGLFAWAAIGYGVNTELSFTKPLGFELGALYVVWVLFLLTATANAVNFTDGLDGLASGSAALVFGAFLIIAFWQFRHPDFYETVHTLEIAGLAAALVGASLGFLWWSAAPAKIMMGDTGSQALGGAMAAMALLTNTHLLLAVLCGLYVIEMMSVVLQIASFRLFGRRIFKMAPLHHHFELKGWPETMIIVRFWILAAIFVALGLGIFYGDFISSGGIG
- the murD gene encoding UDP-N-acetylmuramoyl-L-alanine--D-glutamate ligase; its protein translation is MSVLVLGAAVSGRAAATLLRALGEKVVVYDADTDALAGVDADAHYGGDWLPGLLDGVDLVVTSPGISPASPPLAAALASELPVWSELELAWRHLRTPLGAVTATNGKTTVTEAAAAMLVASGLDAIAAGNIGNPLCAEVGAERNVLVVEASSFQLAFVERFHTPAAVLLNVAPDHLDWHGTVDHYVASKQRILERQVPEDIVVYDRDDPGAAAAVAVATARRVAVSGRQVTADGFGREGSSLRLGDVVVPTDELGRHDDVFLVDLAAAAALALHLGATADGIAGAARAYRPGRHRRQLIGEWDGVRWVDDSKATNPHAALASIRSFGSVVLIAGGRAKGLDLTPLAAEPGVRQVIGIGEAGPALVAASRAGRMAVDMAEAVRIAAEVAEPGDTVLLAPGAASFDMFASYAERGDTFARLAVETKGR
- the ftsW gene encoding putative lipid II flippase FtsW produces the protein MTVATVAVPSRVALREAQRREQSITRAVVLLMVPVVLLLVVGLGAMLSASSVVGLRETGDSLYHFKRHVVWLVVGVVAMVVAALMPMSWWRRLAFPVFFCSVALLVAVLAVGVRSGGATRWLAVGPVSVQPSEAAKLSTILLLATVMSRRERWIAGFWSFLVPVVLSSGVVIGLIMLQPDFGTTVVVAAASFAIMLASAAPFGYVVGSAIGAAGLGVVGAISAPYRWQRVTAFLDLQSDPFHSSYQAIQGLVALGTGGLFGVGLGASRARWSYLPNAHTDFVFAILGEETGLAGSLLVVALFTTLTVAGTMIARNCSDRFGRLAAIGITAWLSVQALVNIGGVVGLLPITGVPLPFMSFGGTALVVSLIGVGILVSIARHTEPIGVGPRR